One stretch of Streptomyces sp. A2-16 DNA includes these proteins:
- a CDS encoding glycosyltransferase: MASRTRRPGTAPGAPDGSRRRRLPMRLLLPVLILVALMAMLMLRGYVHSEILADHRIQAEASSDKVPEKIIDGGPVIDTRSGKATSLKMPDHRLVLTFDDGPDPTWTPKVLDVLKKHDAHAVFFVTGTMASRYPDLVKRMVDEGHEIGLHTFNHPDLSFQSKKRIDWELSQNQLALAGAAGIRTSLFRPPYSSFADAMDNKSWPVTEYIGTRGYITVVNNTDSEDWQKPGVQKIISNATPKNGKGAIVLMHDSGGDRHQTVQALDRFLPEMGDKGYEFDNLTEALDSPSAHTTVAGPELWKGKAWIFLVQASEHITDVLVVGLSIIGSLVIGRFVLMLLLSGVHARRVRRKDFRWGEPVVEPVSVLVPAYNEAKCIENTVRSLMASEHPIEVLVIDDGSSDGTARIVEAMGLPNVRVVRQLNAGKPAALNRGLANARYDIVVMMDGDTVFEPSTVRELVQPFGDPRVGAVAGNAKVGNRDSLIGAWQHIEYVMGFNLDRRMYDILRCMPTIPGAVGAFRRSALERVGGMSDDTLAEDTDITMAMHRDGWRVVYAEKARAWTEAPESVQQLWSQRYRWSYGTMQAIWKHRKALVERGPSGRFGRVGLPLVSLFMVVAPLLAPLIDVFLLYGVVFGPTEKTIVAWLGVLAIQLVCAAYAFRLDRERMTHLISLPLQQILYRQLMYVVLLQSWITALTGGRLRWQKLRRTGVVEAPGGPVPRQRARSESDERRPVG, from the coding sequence ATGGCATCCCGCACCCGCCGCCCGGGGACCGCACCAGGAGCCCCCGACGGCTCCAGGCGCCGTCGCCTGCCCATGCGCCTGCTGCTGCCCGTGCTCATCCTCGTCGCCCTGATGGCGATGCTGATGCTGCGCGGCTACGTCCACAGCGAGATCCTCGCCGACCACCGCATCCAGGCCGAGGCCTCCTCGGACAAGGTGCCGGAGAAGATCATCGACGGCGGGCCGGTGATCGACACCCGCAGCGGCAAGGCCACCAGCCTGAAGATGCCGGACCACAGGCTCGTCCTCACCTTCGACGACGGCCCCGACCCGACCTGGACCCCGAAGGTCCTGGACGTCCTGAAGAAGCACGACGCGCACGCCGTCTTCTTCGTCACCGGCACCATGGCCTCCCGCTACCCGGACCTGGTCAAGCGCATGGTCGACGAGGGCCACGAGATCGGCCTGCACACCTTCAACCACCCCGACCTGTCCTTCCAGTCGAAGAAGCGCATCGACTGGGAGCTCTCCCAGAACCAGCTCGCCCTCGCCGGCGCGGCGGGCATCCGCACCTCGCTCTTCCGTCCGCCGTACTCCTCCTTCGCCGACGCCATGGACAACAAGTCCTGGCCGGTCACCGAGTACATCGGCACCCGCGGCTACATCACCGTCGTCAACAACACCGACAGCGAGGACTGGCAGAAGCCCGGCGTCCAGAAGATCATCAGCAACGCCACGCCGAAGAACGGCAAGGGCGCGATCGTGCTGATGCACGACTCCGGCGGCGACCGCCACCAGACGGTCCAGGCCCTCGACCGGTTCCTGCCGGAGATGGGCGACAAGGGCTACGAGTTCGACAACCTCACCGAGGCCCTCGATTCACCCAGCGCGCACACCACGGTCGCCGGGCCCGAGCTGTGGAAGGGCAAGGCGTGGATCTTCCTGGTCCAGGCCTCCGAGCACATCACCGACGTCCTCGTCGTCGGCCTCTCGATCATCGGCTCCCTGGTCATCGGCCGCTTCGTCCTCATGCTGCTGCTCTCGGGCGTCCACGCCCGCCGGGTGCGCCGCAAGGACTTCCGCTGGGGAGAGCCGGTCGTCGAGCCCGTGTCGGTGCTGGTCCCGGCGTACAACGAGGCCAAGTGCATCGAGAACACCGTGCGTTCCCTGATGGCGAGCGAGCACCCCATCGAGGTGCTCGTCATCGACGACGGTTCCAGCGACGGCACCGCCCGGATCGTCGAGGCGATGGGCCTGCCGAACGTCCGGGTCGTGCGCCAGCTCAACGCGGGCAAGCCCGCCGCGCTCAACCGCGGTCTGGCGAACGCCCGTTACGACATCGTCGTGATGATGGACGGCGACACCGTCTTCGAGCCGTCCACGGTCCGCGAACTGGTCCAGCCCTTCGGCGACCCGCGCGTCGGCGCCGTCGCCGGCAACGCCAAGGTCGGCAACCGGGATTCGCTCATCGGGGCCTGGCAGCACATCGAGTACGTGATGGGCTTCAACCTCGACCGCCGGATGTACGACATCCTGCGCTGCATGCCGACGATCCCGGGCGCCGTCGGAGCCTTCCGCCGGTCCGCCCTGGAACGCGTCGGCGGCATGAGCGACGACACGCTCGCCGAGGACACCGACATCACCATGGCCATGCACCGGGACGGCTGGCGCGTGGTCTACGCCGAGAAGGCGCGCGCCTGGACGGAGGCACCGGAGTCGGTCCAGCAGCTCTGGTCGCAGCGCTACCGGTGGTCGTACGGCACCATGCAGGCGATCTGGAAGCACCGCAAGGCGCTGGTGGAACGGGGCCCCTCGGGCCGCTTCGGCCGCGTCGGCCTGCCCCTGGTCTCCCTGTTCATGGTCGTGGCCCCCCTGCTGGCCCCCCTGATCGACGTGTTCCTGCTCTACGGTGTCGTGTTCGGCCCGACCGAGAAGACGATCGTGGCCTGGCTGGGCGTCCTCGCGATCCAGCTGGTCTGCGCGGCCTACGCGTTCCGCCTGGACCGCGAACGCATGACCCATCTGATCTCGCTGCCCCTGCAGCAGATCCTCTACCGCCAGCTCATGTACGTCGTGCTGCTCCAGTCCTGGATCACGGCCCTCACCGGGGGCCGGCTGCGCTGGCAGAAGCTGCGCCGCACGGGGGTCGTCGAGGCACCGGGCGGACCGGTGCCGAGGCAGCGGGCACGCAGTGAGAGCGACGAGCGGAGGCCGGTCGGATGA
- a CDS encoding sugar ABC transporter permease: MTVTVERGARAVGKGSAPRPPRRPRDSYALFLLPGALAFAAIIVLPFVMNTYVSFTDWQGVGSPEWSGLANYRELMDDAEFWASFRHSLFMVVAMAAIPTALGLVLAAALFDYVGRHFGTRIAAVLRACFYLPQVLPIAVAGIVWSWILAPDNGSLNALLKAIGLGSWQQDWLGDPDLALYSVMGVMVWVQLGFPLVVFMAGLQRVDPQLHEAAELDGAGWWRRFWHITLPQIRPEIYVVLTWCSIAALKVFGAVYVLTKGGPGGATNVPSYFSFTTFFEKTQVGYGAAISTVLTVIILALSLIGLRLQERTDA; this comes from the coding sequence ATGACGGTGACCGTCGAACGCGGTGCGCGGGCGGTCGGCAAGGGCAGCGCCCCCCGGCCCCCGCGCCGCCCCCGCGACTCCTACGCCCTCTTCCTCCTGCCGGGCGCCCTCGCCTTCGCCGCGATCATCGTCCTGCCGTTCGTGATGAACACGTATGTGAGCTTCACGGACTGGCAGGGCGTGGGCTCCCCCGAGTGGTCCGGGCTCGCCAACTACCGCGAGCTGATGGACGACGCGGAGTTCTGGGCGTCCTTCCGGCACAGCCTGTTCATGGTCGTGGCGATGGCGGCGATCCCCACGGCTCTGGGACTCGTCCTCGCCGCCGCCCTGTTCGACTACGTCGGCAGGCACTTCGGCACCCGGATCGCCGCCGTCCTGCGCGCCTGCTTCTACCTGCCCCAGGTCCTGCCGATCGCGGTCGCCGGCATCGTCTGGAGCTGGATCCTCGCCCCGGACAACGGCTCCCTCAACGCGCTCCTCAAGGCGATCGGCCTCGGCTCCTGGCAGCAGGACTGGCTGGGCGACCCCGACCTCGCCCTCTACAGCGTCATGGGCGTCATGGTCTGGGTCCAACTCGGCTTCCCGCTGGTCGTCTTCATGGCCGGCCTGCAACGCGTCGACCCCCAGCTGCACGAGGCGGCCGAGCTGGACGGCGCCGGCTGGTGGCGCCGCTTCTGGCACATCACGCTGCCGCAGATCCGCCCGGAGATCTACGTCGTCCTGACCTGGTGCTCGATCGCCGCGCTCAAGGTCTTCGGCGCGGTGTACGTCCTGACCAAGGGCGGACCCGGCGGCGCCACGAACGTGCCGTCCTACTTCTCCTTCACCACGTTCTTCGAGAAGACGCAGGTCGGCTACGGCGCCGCGATCTCCACCGTGCTGACGGTGATCATCCTGGCGCTCTCCCTGATCGGTCTGCGGCTCCAGGAGAGGACCGACGCATGA
- a CDS encoding carbohydrate ABC transporter permease: MTTALRRYPVLIALCLAALFMVVPFLVVTVNAFKSPAEYAQNGPLSLPDGLYTQGIKDFWERVDFGRKLANSVLISGSVAVLAVVLSVLNAYAIGIGRIKGRTWVLAFFVLANMLPQEALVYPVYYLSKEVGLYDTRLSVIIVFTVIQAAFGTYLLASVLGQFPREILEAARIDGANKWQVLWRIVVPVSRPTLGVLLVFFFIWTWNEFLLPLVMLISNDNQTVSVALGVLQGQRLMDATMTNAAALLGVLPAIVFFLVFQRTLTRGIAVGAVK, translated from the coding sequence ATGACCACCGCCCTGCGCCGCTACCCGGTGCTGATCGCCCTGTGCCTCGCGGCCCTGTTCATGGTCGTGCCGTTCCTCGTCGTCACGGTCAACGCGTTCAAGTCCCCCGCGGAGTACGCCCAGAACGGCCCCCTCAGCCTCCCCGACGGCCTCTACACGCAGGGCATCAAGGACTTCTGGGAGCGCGTCGACTTCGGCCGGAAGCTGGCCAACTCGGTCCTGATCAGCGGCTCGGTGGCGGTGCTCGCCGTGGTCCTGTCGGTCCTCAACGCCTACGCGATCGGCATCGGCCGCATCAAGGGCCGCACCTGGGTCCTCGCCTTCTTCGTGCTGGCGAACATGCTGCCGCAGGAGGCGCTGGTCTACCCGGTCTACTACCTGAGCAAGGAAGTCGGCCTCTACGACACCAGGCTGAGCGTGATCATCGTGTTCACGGTGATCCAGGCGGCCTTCGGCACGTATCTGCTGGCCTCGGTGCTCGGCCAGTTCCCCCGCGAGATCCTCGAGGCGGCCCGCATCGACGGCGCGAACAAGTGGCAGGTCCTGTGGCGGATCGTCGTCCCCGTCAGCCGCCCCACCCTCGGGGTGCTGCTGGTCTTCTTCTTCATCTGGACCTGGAACGAGTTCCTGCTCCCCCTGGTCATGCTGATCTCCAACGACAACCAGACGGTGTCCGTCGCCCTCGGCGTCCTCCAGGGCCAGCGCCTGATGGACGCCACGATGACCAACGCGGCCGCCCTGCTCGGGGTGCTCCCCGCGATCGTGTTCTTCCTCGTCTTCCAGCGAACTCTCACCCGCGGTATCGCCGTGGGTGCCGTGAAGTAA
- a CDS encoding LysR family transcriptional regulator — MSVPSPSPGPHGHHIDPRLLRAFLVVADELHFTRAAARLYVAQQALSRDVRRLERELGTELFVRTTRQVALTVDGERLVPYARRALDAQDELLAAFAEARPLLVDLNFPDQATARAVLLRARELAPEQELMARYESGLTGAAGELLAGRLDASFGRFTGLAPALRAGLGHQPVRYEPMAVVLPEDHRLACLERVPLAALEGETVYAGAGNPRTPEWTDLARRLFEGRGIRIAPPAPLAIGDEEFRRIMAKTRNPILAVVDFPAMPATVLRPLVEPVPLSPVSLVWRKGLVHPAFDALRRAAIELSVEHGWLHRPVDGWIPATDEPDMNIHK, encoded by the coding sequence ATGTCCGTGCCCAGCCCGAGCCCCGGCCCCCACGGCCACCACATCGACCCTCGTCTCCTGCGCGCCTTCCTCGTCGTCGCCGACGAACTGCACTTCACGCGCGCGGCGGCCCGGCTCTACGTCGCCCAGCAGGCCCTCAGCCGCGATGTACGGCGGCTGGAACGGGAGCTCGGCACCGAGCTGTTCGTGCGCACCACCCGGCAGGTCGCGCTCACCGTCGACGGTGAGCGGCTGGTGCCGTACGCCCGCCGGGCCCTGGACGCCCAGGACGAGCTGCTCGCCGCCTTCGCCGAGGCCCGCCCCCTGCTCGTGGACCTGAACTTCCCCGACCAGGCCACCGCCCGTGCCGTGCTGCTGCGGGCCCGGGAACTCGCCCCTGAGCAGGAGCTGATGGCCCGCTACGAGAGCGGGCTGACCGGCGCGGCGGGGGAGCTGCTGGCCGGTCGCCTCGACGCGTCCTTCGGCCGGTTCACCGGTCTGGCCCCGGCCTTGCGGGCCGGCCTTGGCCACCAGCCCGTGCGCTACGAGCCCATGGCTGTCGTCCTGCCCGAGGACCACCGGCTCGCCTGCCTGGAGCGGGTGCCGCTCGCCGCCCTGGAGGGCGAGACCGTCTACGCCGGGGCCGGAAATCCCCGCACTCCGGAATGGACCGATCTCGCTCGTCGGCTGTTCGAAGGACGGGGCATCCGGATCGCCCCGCCGGCCCCGCTCGCGATCGGCGACGAGGAGTTCCGGCGCATCATGGCGAAGACCCGCAACCCCATTCTCGCGGTCGTGGACTTTCCGGCCATGCCCGCTACCGTGCTGCGTCCGCTGGTCGAGCCGGTGCCGCTGTCGCCGGTGTCGCTGGTGTGGCGCAAGGGTCTGGTGCACCCCGCTTTTGACGCGCTCCGGCGAGCCGCAATCGAACTCTCCGTCGAACATGGCTGGCTTCATCGGCCCGTCGATGGATGGATTCCAGCCACCGATGAGCCCGATATGAACATCCACAAATGA
- a CDS encoding MFS transporter, giving the protein MPQPDRPLLFTTTADALVVVDFGPRGAARAPGPYRRLLATPGARAFTIGNLLARLPMGMFSVSAVVMIAGTRGSYALAGAVVAAGLAATAVVAPWTARLVDRHGQAKIAVPATVLAALGSLALLLCVRLGAPAWTLFVSYAATATTPNLGGMSRARWAHLLAGDERSLHVANSFEQAVDEACFMLGPVLAAFLCTALFPEAGTLAGVVLLVTGALVFAAQRSTEPPVHRHGLAKSPFRAPGIPPLLAVCLAMGAVFGSMEVVTIAFADAQGHRSAAGVVLALQAAGSCAAGLAYGAVRRTGSAEDRYVWCVAAMTALLTLPLLAASLTGSLLALAAALLVAGMATAPTMVTGMTLVQRRTPPGRLNEGMTLAVTGLLGGIACGSAAGGWTAEHVSPVAGFGVPVTAAATALMIALTCTKPARPRPAL; this is encoded by the coding sequence ATGCCGCAACCCGACCGACCGCTGCTGTTCACCACGACCGCCGACGCACTCGTCGTGGTCGATTTCGGCCCCAGAGGCGCCGCCCGCGCCCCCGGCCCCTACCGCCGTCTTCTCGCCACCCCCGGAGCCCGCGCGTTCACCATCGGGAATCTCCTCGCCCGGCTCCCCATGGGCATGTTCAGCGTCAGCGCGGTCGTCATGATCGCCGGGACGCGTGGGTCGTACGCCCTCGCCGGCGCCGTCGTCGCGGCCGGACTGGCGGCCACCGCGGTCGTCGCGCCGTGGACCGCGCGGCTCGTCGACCGTCATGGACAGGCCAAGATCGCCGTACCGGCCACGGTGCTGGCCGCGCTCGGCTCGCTCGCCCTGCTGCTGTGCGTCCGCCTCGGAGCGCCCGCCTGGACGCTCTTCGTGTCGTACGCCGCCACCGCCACGACCCCCAACCTCGGCGGCATGTCCCGCGCCCGCTGGGCCCACCTCCTCGCCGGCGACGAGAGGTCGCTGCATGTCGCGAACTCCTTCGAGCAGGCCGTGGACGAGGCGTGCTTCATGCTGGGCCCGGTCCTCGCGGCCTTCCTGTGCACGGCGTTGTTCCCGGAGGCGGGCACGCTGGCCGGGGTGGTGCTGCTGGTGACGGGCGCGCTGGTGTTCGCGGCTCAGCGTTCGACGGAGCCGCCGGTGCACCGGCACGGCCTCGCGAAGTCGCCGTTCCGCGCGCCCGGCATCCCGCCCCTGCTCGCCGTCTGCCTCGCCATGGGTGCCGTCTTCGGCTCGATGGAGGTCGTCACCATCGCCTTCGCCGACGCGCAGGGGCACCGTTCGGCGGCGGGGGTCGTGCTCGCGCTGCAGGCGGCCGGTTCGTGCGCGGCGGGGCTGGCGTACGGGGCGGTGCGACGGACGGGGTCCGCCGAGGACCGGTACGTGTGGTGCGTCGCCGCCATGACGGCCCTGCTGACGCTTCCCCTGCTGGCCGCTTCCCTCACCGGCTCCCTGCTCGCCCTGGCGGCCGCGCTGCTGGTCGCCGGGATGGCGACGGCCCCGACGATGGTCACCGGGATGACCCTGGTCCAGCGGCGCACTCCGCCGGGCCGGCTCAACGAGGGCATGACCCTCGCGGTGACCGGTCTGCTCGGCGGAATCGCCTGCGGCAGCGCGGCCGGCGGCTGGACGGCGGAGCACGTGTCGCCGGTGGCGGGCTTCGGCGTCCCGGTCACCGCGGCCGCGACGGCCCTGATGATCGCGCTCACCTGCACGAAACCCGCACGGCCACGCCCCGCGCTCTGA
- a CDS encoding acyltransferase yields the protein MTQEYTGTAGQREQREATAAPKAPGRDRYLDLLRSLALVRVVLYHLFGWAWLTVLFPSMGVMFALAGSLMARSLNRPALSVIRGRIRRLLPPLWAFSAVVLPLMFVGGWKLSEDPDHSGTWGLLELVNYVIPIGAPPYPWEVGFPKDLLETTWADQAVGPLWYLRAYLWFVLASPLLLWAFRRVPWATLLAPLALTAVVGTGIVTIPGELGNAVTDFAVYGSCWVLGFAHQEGVLAKVPRYLAVSGSFLVMAFGLWWASGHLGPEGWDLNDIPLAQAAWSFGFVVILLQYSPSWQELPGRLARWDKLVTLSNNRAVTIYLWHNLLIMATVPIIDLAYDLPFMQSDRAVAALDSTDTLWMFFLVWPLIGLAILAFGWIEDLAAKRRPRLWPNGSRRGRARRAATAGQEAA from the coding sequence ATGACGCAGGAGTACACGGGCACGGCGGGGCAGCGGGAACAGCGCGAGGCGACCGCCGCGCCCAAGGCACCGGGCCGGGACCGCTATCTGGATCTCCTCCGCTCCCTCGCCCTGGTCCGCGTCGTCCTCTACCACCTGTTCGGCTGGGCCTGGCTGACCGTGCTGTTCCCGTCGATGGGCGTGATGTTCGCGCTGGCGGGCTCGCTGATGGCCCGTTCGCTGAACCGTCCGGCGCTGAGCGTGATCAGGGGCAGGATCCGCCGACTCCTGCCTCCCCTCTGGGCGTTCAGCGCGGTGGTGCTGCCGCTGATGTTCGTCGGCGGCTGGAAGCTCTCGGAGGACCCTGACCACAGCGGCACCTGGGGCCTGCTGGAGCTGGTCAACTACGTCATCCCGATCGGGGCGCCGCCGTACCCCTGGGAGGTCGGCTTCCCGAAGGACCTGCTGGAGACCACGTGGGCGGACCAGGCGGTCGGCCCGCTGTGGTACCTCCGCGCGTACCTCTGGTTCGTGCTGGCGTCCCCGCTGCTGCTGTGGGCGTTCCGCAGGGTGCCGTGGGCGACCCTGCTCGCCCCGCTGGCCCTGACCGCGGTCGTGGGCACCGGAATCGTCACCATCCCGGGCGAACTGGGCAACGCGGTCACCGACTTCGCGGTCTACGGCAGCTGCTGGGTCCTCGGTTTCGCGCACCAGGAGGGTGTGCTGGCGAAGGTCCCGCGCTATCTCGCCGTCTCCGGTTCGTTCCTGGTGATGGCCTTCGGCCTGTGGTGGGCGTCCGGCCATCTGGGCCCCGAGGGCTGGGACCTCAACGACATCCCGCTGGCCCAGGCGGCCTGGTCGTTCGGTTTCGTGGTCATCCTGCTCCAGTACTCCCCGTCCTGGCAGGAACTCCCGGGCCGCCTGGCCCGCTGGGACAAGCTGGTCACCCTCTCCAACAACCGGGCCGTCACGATCTACCTCTGGCACAACCTGCTCATCATGGCCACGGTCCCGATCATCGACCTGGCCTACGACCTGCCCTTCATGCAGAGCGACCGCGCGGTCGCGGCCCTCGACTCGACGGACACCCTGTGGATGTTCTTCCTGGTGTGGCCGCTGATCGGGCTCGCCATCCTGGCATTCGGCTGGATCGAGGACCTGGCGGCGAAGCGGAGGCCGAGGTTGTGGCCGAACGGTTCGCGGCGGGGTCGGGCCCGGCGCGCGGCGACTGCGGGACAAGAGGCTGCCTGA
- a CDS encoding extracellular solute-binding protein: MLTARRRAVATAAVLTGSLLMTSCGGSDSGSSDGKTLRLWHYEGPSSAMGIAWKEAIKEFEATHPGVKVEFEEKSFDQIQKTAPMVLNSSDAPDLMEYNKGNATAGLLSKQGLLTDLTQEAAKRGWDKKLSPSVRTTSLYDTNGVMGSGKWFGIPNYAEYTLVYYNKDLFKKYGIAEPKTFDELTAAMDTFVENKVTPLANGGAAYPAQQYLYQLALSKADRSWVDAYQLYKGRTDFHDAAWTYGAETFADWVRKGYFSKTSSGQNEEAAGVSFTSGKAPILFSGTWWYGRFKTDSKFDWGTFRWPGSKLTLGSGGNLWVVPQGSKNKDLAYDFIDITMSKKIQNLLGNSGGVPVAADASAITDPQSKTLIENFNALSENDGLAFYPDWPVPGFYDVLVSGTQKLITGSEKPDGYLDDLQDAYDKGAPKQ; this comes from the coding sequence ATGTTGACGGCACGAAGGCGTGCGGTGGCGACGGCGGCGGTCCTGACCGGATCGCTGCTGATGACCTCCTGCGGAGGCTCCGACAGCGGGTCCTCCGACGGGAAGACACTGCGGCTGTGGCACTACGAGGGCCCGAGCAGCGCGATGGGCATCGCCTGGAAGGAGGCCATCAAGGAGTTCGAGGCCACGCACCCCGGGGTGAAGGTGGAGTTCGAGGAGAAGAGCTTCGACCAGATCCAGAAGACCGCCCCGATGGTCCTCAACTCCTCGGACGCGCCCGATCTCATGGAGTACAACAAGGGCAACGCGACCGCGGGCCTGCTCTCCAAGCAGGGCCTGCTCACCGACCTCACGCAGGAGGCCGCCAAGCGCGGCTGGGACAAGAAGCTCAGCCCCAGCGTCCGTACGACCAGCCTCTACGACACCAACGGCGTGATGGGCTCCGGCAAGTGGTTCGGCATCCCGAACTACGCCGAGTACACGCTGGTCTACTACAACAAGGACCTCTTCAAGAAGTACGGCATCGCCGAGCCGAAGACGTTCGACGAACTGACCGCCGCGATGGACACCTTCGTCGAGAACAAGGTCACCCCCCTCGCCAACGGCGGCGCCGCCTATCCCGCCCAGCAGTACCTCTACCAACTGGCGCTGTCGAAGGCCGACCGCTCCTGGGTCGACGCGTACCAGCTCTACAAGGGCAGGACCGACTTCCACGACGCGGCCTGGACCTACGGCGCCGAGACCTTCGCCGACTGGGTCAGGAAGGGCTACTTCAGCAAGACCTCCAGCGGCCAGAACGAGGAGGCCGCCGGGGTCTCCTTCACCTCCGGCAAGGCACCGATCCTGTTCTCCGGCACCTGGTGGTACGGCCGCTTCAAGACGGACAGCAAGTTCGACTGGGGCACCTTCCGCTGGCCCGGCTCGAAGCTCACCCTCGGCTCCGGCGGCAACCTCTGGGTCGTGCCGCAGGGTTCGAAGAACAAGGACCTCGCCTACGACTTCATCGACATCACCATGTCGAAGAAGATCCAGAACCTGCTCGGCAACTCCGGTGGTGTCCCGGTCGCGGCGGACGCCTCCGCCATCACCGACCCCCAGTCCAAGACCCTGATCGAGAACTTCAACGCCCTCTCGGAGAACGACGGCCTGGCCTTCTACCCCGACTGGCCGGTCCCCGGGTTCTACGACGTCCTCGTCTCCGGGACCCAGAAGCTGATCACCGGCAGCGAGAAGCCCGACGGCTACCTCGACGACCTCCAGGACGCCTACGACAAGGGCGCGCCGAAGCAATGA